A region of the Candidatus Methylomirabilota bacterium genome:
TCTTAAAGAAGGAGCGCGATCACTGGGTCCCGCGCGTCCTCGCCCTGGCCGCCGAGAACCCTTCGTGGACGGAGGCCGACCTGACCTGGGCGATCGTCGAAGAGATGGCGGTGCGGGCGTGCGAGCTGCTCGCTCCCGTCTACGAGCGCGAGGGCGGCCGCGCCGGCCGCCTGTCCATCCAGACGAACCCCGCCAACTACCCGAACGTGGAGCGCATGCTCGAGCAGGGCCTCCGTTTCGCGTCTCTTGCCCCGAACGCCCAGGTGAAGTTTCCGGCTACCCGCGCGGGCATCGCCGCGACCGAGGAGGCGACGTACCGAGGCGTCAACATCAACGCCACCGTGTGCTTCACGGTTCCCCAGGCGCTCGCGGTCGGCGAAGCGGTCGAGCGGGCCCTGCGCCGGCGTGAGGCGGACGGCCTGGACGTCGCCTCGATGCATCCGGTCTGCACGCTGATGATCGGCCGGCTGGACGATTGGATGCGGGTGCT
Encoded here:
- a CDS encoding transaldolase family protein, with product MTMTMVDSPLLRMVQSSPTDYWNDSCAVDELRYAIERGAVGATSNPSIVLEVLKKERDHWVPRVLALAAENPSWTEADLTWAIVEEMAVRACELLAPVYEREGGRAGRLSIQTNPANYPNVERMLEQGLRFASLAPNAQVKFPATRAGIAATEEATYRGVNINATVCFTVPQALAVGEAVERALRRREADGLDVASMHPVCTLMIGRLDDWMRVLADRDDIAIDPAALNWAGIAAFKRAYGIYRERGYRARLLAAAYRHRLHWTELVGGDVILTMTHQWQARFNASGIDPRPRIDVPV